The Megalobrama amblycephala isolate DHTTF-2021 linkage group LG1, ASM1881202v1, whole genome shotgun sequence genome segment TAATGCAACTGTTGGCGTAGCCCATGCTGATGGCGATGTTATAGGCGTAGAGGAAGGCGTAACTGGGCCGCTGCACGCTCAGATGTGCCAGTTGCAAGATGTAATGAGGTGCCCAACAAATAAAGAATGCCAGGCATATGGCGACGGCCATCCGAGTGACCTTTCTAGTGCGCACGCGAAGGCTGTGCTGGGGAAGCGGGGCGACCGTGGCCGCCATGTTCTGGAGGATCTTGAAAAACACCACGCAAATGATCACCAAAGGCAAAGCGAACGCCAGCACGAACTGGTAGAGAGTAAACCAATAGGTGTCTGTAGCCGGATTGGGGAGGAGCAGAGCACATCCAACGAACCGTCTCGCAGGGGCATGAGGCCGGCGTACATCCACACCGGCGTGATGGACAGCAGCGAGAGGATCCACACCAGGCCGACGACCGCCACGGCCACGCATGGAGTGCGAATGTGGTTGAAGCGGATGGGATGAACTGTTGCCAAGTATCGATCCAAAGTcatgactgttaaaatgtaggTGCTCACAATCTGGCTGTTGGAGTCCAGCGCTGTGATAACGGTGCACATGGTGGCACCGAAACACCAGGAACCGTTTCCCACCAGCTGGTGAATGAGGAACGGCATGCCTAGGAGAAACAGAAGATCTGCAATGGAAAGACTGAAGATGAAGATGTCAGGCACCGTCTGTTGCGCCCTGAACTTTGTCTTTTTGACGATGGTGTAGATGACGATGCAGTTGCCTATAATGCCGACGAAGCAGATGACGCCATAAACGCTAGGCATGAGAACATTGTGATACTGTTCGTCAATGTCTGCAGGAAACAAAAGAGAAACTTTAGTGTTTTTAGTTTTAAGTAGGTTTCAAGTTAAACa includes the following:
- the mchr1b gene encoding LOW QUALITY PROTEIN: melanin-concentrating hormone receptor 1 (The sequence of the model RefSeq protein was modified relative to this genomic sequence to represent the inferred CDS: inserted 1 base in 1 codon); translated protein: MDFNVTRTDNSSDELNSSQHLNGDIDEQYHNVLMPSVYGVICFVGIIGNCIVIYTIVKKTKFRAQQTVPDIFIFSLSIADLLFLLGMPFLIHQLVGNGSWCFGATMCTVITALDSNSQIVSTYILTVMTLDRYLATVHPIRFNHIRTPCVAVAVVGLVWILSLLSITPVWMYAGLMPLRDGXVGCALLLPNPATDTYWFTLYQFVLAFALPLVIICVVFFKILQNMAATVAPLPQHSLRVRTRKVTRMAVAICLAFFICWAPHYILQLAHLSVQRPSYAFLYAYNIAISMGYANSCINPLLYIMLSETFKRQFIVAIRPVHKDFRADPGTADGSVSLRLAPDGAQQSQSSRELLPVTVAVH